One genomic region from Arthrobacter pigmenti encodes:
- the ppgK gene encoding polyphosphate--glucose phosphotransferase, translating into MGKSSNSKKHDRNLPATIIGIDIGGTGIKGGIVDLAEGAIIGERFRVETPQPATPEAVAVVVADIVAELSTREGAPAQTLPIGVTFPAIIQHGVARSAANVDESWIDTDVDALFTKVLSRDVHVINDADAAGLAEVQYGAGKGVNGTVLVITLGTGIGSAFIFDGKLVPNAELGHLEIDGHDAETQASAVARERLGLNWEEYSVKLQRYFSHVEFLFSPELFIVGGGISKRSKDFLPNLSLRTPIIPAELRNHAGIVGAALQAALHFKSEPVEAQ; encoded by the coding sequence ATGGGCAAGAGCAGCAACAGCAAGAAGCATGACAGGAACCTGCCCGCCACGATCATCGGCATCGACATCGGCGGAACCGGTATCAAGGGCGGCATCGTGGACCTTGCCGAGGGTGCGATCATCGGCGAAAGGTTCCGGGTGGAAACACCCCAACCCGCCACGCCCGAGGCTGTGGCCGTAGTTGTGGCGGACATCGTTGCTGAGCTTTCCACCCGCGAAGGCGCTCCGGCACAGACCCTGCCGATCGGCGTTACGTTTCCCGCCATCATCCAGCATGGCGTTGCACGCTCGGCAGCGAACGTCGACGAGAGCTGGATCGACACCGATGTGGATGCGCTCTTCACAAAGGTTCTCAGCCGCGACGTCCATGTCATCAACGACGCCGACGCCGCCGGCCTCGCCGAGGTTCAGTACGGCGCAGGCAAGGGCGTCAACGGAACGGTGCTCGTCATCACGCTGGGGACGGGCATCGGTTCCGCGTTCATCTTCGACGGCAAGCTTGTGCCCAACGCAGAGCTTGGCCACCTGGAGATCGACGGGCACGACGCCGAGACCCAGGCTTCCGCTGTAGCCCGCGAACGGTTGGGGCTGAACTGGGAAGAGTACTCCGTCAAGTTGCAGCGCTACTTCTCCCACGTGGAGTTCCTGTTCTCCCCCGAACTTTTCATTGTCGGCGGCGGGATCTCCAAGCGCAGCAAGGACTTCCTGCCCAACCTCTCACTGCGCACGCCCATCATCCCGGCAGAGCTCCGCAACCATGCGGGCATCGTTGGAGCTGCTCTCCAGGCAGCGCTGCATTTCAAGAGCGAGCCCGTCGAAGCCCAGTGA